The stretch of DNA TGTATACTTCATCTTTCGAGTTCGCACAGCCCTGTGTTTTTGTTAAACAGTTGCCTGGACCTATTCTCTGCGCCTCATATTGCTATGAGGACCCCTTATCCCGAAGTTACGGGGTCAATTTGCCTAGTTCCTTAACCATGAATCTCCCAACGCCTGAGTATATTCTACTCGACTACGTGTGTCCGTTTACGGTACGGGTACCACAGAGATGATGCTTAGCGGATTTTCTCGGGAGTTTGATTACCCACGCTATTGCCTTTCCCCGAAGGGAAGGGCATACTTTCGGAGTTCAACTCGGAAGGTGGATTTGCCTGCCTTCCTCTACATCTACGTCCTTCAACGGAGCAGTCCGTCGCTCCGCGGTGGTGTCACGCCTCCGTCTCCGCGTCGCTCCCTGAGGTAGTTGCGGAATATTAACCGCATCTGCCATCGGCTTCGCCGTTCGGCTGAGCCTTAGGGCCCGACTAACCCCGGGGTGATTGACATTGCCCGGGAAACCTTAGTCTTACGGCGGGAGGGAATCTTACCCTCCTTATCGTTACTTATACCTACATTTGCTTTTCCATGCGCTCCAGAAAGGGTCACCCCTCGCATTCTACGCACATGGAATGCTCCCCTACCGATACTTTTAATTTACATTACTATCCCGCGTCTTCGGTGTTTGCCTTATACCCGATTATTATCCATGCACGTCCCCTCGACCAGTGAGCTGTTACGCACTCTTTGAATGAATGGCTGCTTCCAAGCCAACATCCTGGCTGTCACCGGGAACATACTTCGTTAGACTAACTTAGGCAAAACTTCGGGACCTTAGACGGCGGTCCGGATTCTTCTCCTCTCGGGGACGGACCTTAGCACCCGCCCCCTTACTGCACAGCTTCTGTCCACAGGCATTCGGAGTTCGTCAGGTCGCGATAGGCGGTGAAGCCCTCTTGACCTATCGGTCGCTCTACCTCCTGAGGAGAACACTGCACGCGGCACCTAAATGCCTTTCGGGGAGTACGAGCTATCTCCAAGTTTGATTGGCCTTTCACTCCTACACACATCTCATCGGGAAGCTTTTCAACGCTTATCCGTTCGGACCTCCATCCCGCGTTACCGGGACTTCATCCTGGACATGTGTAGATCACTTGGTTTCGCGTCTACCACTACCAACTTAAACGCCCTATTCAGGCTCGCTTCCACTACGGATTCAAGTCTCATGACTCTTAACCTTGCTGGTAACGGTAACTCGTAGGTTCATTATGCAAAAGGCACGCCGTCACTGCTAAAAGCAGCTCCGACCGCTTGTAGGCGCATGGTTTCAGGAACTATTTCACTCCCCTCATTGGGGTGCTTTTCACCTTTCCCTCACGGTACTATTTCACTATCGGTCTCACAGGAGTATTTAGCCTTACCGGATGGTCCCGGCAGATTCACACAGGATTTCTCGTGTCCCGCGCTACTCAGGATACCGCTATGTCTTAATTGTCTTCGAATACGGGATTATCACCCTCTATGATCTCTCTTTCCAAAGAGTTCTTCTCAACAAATAAGTACAACAACGCGGTCCTACTACCCCGGCATTGCAAAAATACAACACCGGTTTGGGCTTTTCCCACTTCGCTCGCCACTACTAAGGGAATCATTTAATTATTTTCTTTTCCTCGGGGTACTAAGATGTTTCAGTTCCCCCGGTTTGCCTCACTACCTTTGCAGTGATACCTGTCCTTCTAACAGGTGGGTTGTCCCATTCGGAAATCTGCGTATCAATGGCTATTTGCACCTACACGCAGCTTATCGCAGCTTATCACGTCCTTCATCGCCTCTGTGAGCCTAGGCATCCGCCATGCGCCCTTATCTCGCTTCTTTAAAAAGTACTACCTTAAATAAAATCAAGATAGATACCCATACTTCAGCTACATCATCTATTATAGGCAATCATTTGCCTCGTCTATTCATGCAGTCTTGCTTGTATCAATATGCCAAAGAACTCATGCGATATATACACATCGCAAAGTGGAGAATAACGGATTCGAACCGTTGACCCCCTGCTTGCAAAGCAGGTGCTCTAGCCAGCTGAGCTAATCCCCCTAAAAATAGGGATTCCTAATCCAAGGTTCCTTCACTTACCTCCTACATATAAAAGGTATACGCTCAGGTAAACTTACCACCCTCAAACATCACTCTATCAAATCAGATGTAGTCCCAGGCAGACTTGAACTGCCGACCTCCACATTATCAGTGTGGCGCTCTAACCAACTGAGCTATAGGACTCAGGAGGCTTAACAAAATCTATAACCTAAAGACTCTGAGGAACCTATCGGGAAAGAAAGACAATAGTAGAGGCACAAGAGCTAAGAACAAACAAAACCCATAACCATCTCAAAAAAGATGAAGGTAAGCCCATCCAGAAAGGAGGTGTTCCAGCCGCACCTTCCGGTACGGCTACCTTGTTACGACTTAGCCCCAATCACCGGTTTCACCCTAGGCCGACCCTTGCGGTCACGGACTTCAGGCGCCCCCGGCTTTCATGGCTTGACGGGCGGTGTGTACAAGGCCCGGGAACGTATTCACCGCGCCATGGCTGATGCGCGATTACTAGCGAATCCAGCTTCGTGGGGTCGGGTTGCAGACCCCAGTCCGAACTGAGGCGCGCTTTCAGGATTAGATGCTACTCACATAACACCAACTCGCTGTACGCGCCATTGTAACACGTGTGTAGCCCCGGACGTAAGGGCCGTGCTGATTTGACGTCATCCCCGCCTTCCTCACACCTTGCGGCGGCAGTATCTACAGAGTGCCCGGCATTACCCGATGGCAACTATAAAAAGGGGTTGCGCTCGTTATGGCACTTAAGCCGACACCTCACGGCACGAGCTGACGACAACCATGCAGCACCTCCGCAGCAGTCCCGAAGGACCTCATCATCTCTGAATCGTTCCGCTGCAGTTCAAGCCCGGGTAAGGTTCCTCGCGTATCATCGAATTAAACCACATGTTCCTCCGCTTGTGCGGGCCCCCGTCAATTCCTTTGAGTTTCACCGTTGCCGGCGTACTCCCCAGGTGGGATGCTTAACGTTTTCACTTGGTCACTGATATATATATACCAACAACGAGCATCCATCGTTTACCGCGTGGACTACCAGGGTATCTAATCCTGTTCGATACCCACGCTTTCGAGCATCAGCGTCAGTTAAGCTGCAGTAAGCTGCCTTCGCAATCGGAGTTCTTCGTGATATCTAAGCATTTCACCGCTACACCACGAATTCCGCCTACCTTCAGCATACTCAAGCCCCCCAGTTCGCGCTGCAAGTCAGATGTTGAGCAACTGAATTTCACAACACGCTTAAAAGGCCGCCTACGCTCCCTTTAAACCCAATAAATCCGGATAACGCCCGGACCTTCCGTATTACCGCGGCTGCTGGCACGGAATTAGCCGGTCCTTATTCATGCAATACCTGCAATAACCCACACGTAGGCTAATTTATTCTTGCATAAAAGCAGTTTACAACCCATAGGGCCGTCATCCTGCACGCTACTTGGCTGGTTCAGGCTTACGCCCATTGACCAATATTCCTCACTGCTGCCTCCCGTAGGAGTCTGGACCGTGTCTCAGTTCCAGTGTGGGGGACCTTCCTCTCAGAACCCCTACCGATCGATGTCTTGGTGGGCCGTTACCCCGCCAACTAACTAATCGGACGCATCCCCATCTATTACCGCAAAACCTTTAGTCTACTGCTGATGCCAATCGAAGACCACATACGGTATTAGTCCGACTTTCGCCGGGTTATCCCGTGGTAATAGGTAGGTTGGATACGCGTTACTCACCCGTGCGCCGGTCGCCATCATCGGTTGCAAGCAACCAACATGCTGCCCCGCGACTTGCATGTGTTAAGCCTGTAGCTAGCGTTCATCCTGAGCCAGGATCAAACTCTCCATTGTAAAAATGACGTTCGCATTTAAAATGCATTTCCCGATTGGACTATACCTATAAAACAATAAAAAAGCTTTACAGCTCACATCGCTTTATCTAAAGTGCTATCAAGCACCCAGGTCTCATCGTCCATATAAAGTAACACCCAAAAAGGCGTCACCCGCTCTTGTACTACTACTGTCTATCAATACTTTCAATGAACTCTTTTCAATACACTCCCAAAGCTAAAAAATAACCCGAAAGCGGATGCAAAGGTATGTCTTTCTTTATCACCCGCCAAATATTTCAATCAAAAACTTGCCCCACCTTTGCTATTTTAACATTTAAACACAAATCACTCTCTTTTCTTTAGCCTATTTACCTTATTATATATAAAGATGGAAACGTGCGGAAAAGCGACAAGAAAGGCGATCTTTCCGAACAAAACCGGCGCGTTCTACGAAGCTCTTCTTTCCCTTCCTGACTTTCGGTCTCTGCATCCTCGCCATACGAAAGCTAAGAAAACACCCTCCAAAAGCTAAGAAAACGCAATGCAAAAGCTAAGAGAATGCGAGCCAAAAGCTAAGAGTTGGAAATCCGTTTTGTAAGCGTCTGATGGTCAGAACCTTCCAACGCCCTTTTCCAAAAGCAAAAAGAGCCTTCCCTTCTTGTTCTTTTTCTCCACCCGATTTCTTACTGTCACCGTCGCCTCTCATCCCATTTTTCAAGGAAATCAGGCAGAAAAGCTCTGCAACACCACTCCTTTTCTTACCTTTGCAGATAGAACCGAAACCACTGATCCACGCCTCTGGCAGGGCGAATTCTCGTCGGGTGCGGGGCATCATAAACAAAAAAAACAGGAATTCGTGCAGTCTTTTCGCCTCATGTTTCTCCCTTTAAGTAAAAGAGGACATCTCTTTGCTCGAAAAACGATGAATATAGACGCATGCAGACAGGGCGACCGGAAGGCTCTCGGAGAACTATATGCGGCATATTCCCACCGCTTGATGGGGATATGCCGCCGCTATGTAAAAGACGAAAGCGTGGCCGAAGACCTGCTTCACGATGCTTTCATTCTGATATTCGCCTCGATAGGCACCCTCAAAGACGATGCCCGACTGGAGGGATGGATGTCTACCATTGTGCGGAATCTATGTCTGCACCATCTGCAAAGTTCTTCGCGACCGACAGAATCGCTGGATGTACTCCCGGAAGAACCCTCTTACGGCGAGCCCTCAGAGGACGACCCTATCGCAGACTTGGACACGCTGTTGGCCGCTATCGAGGCTCTGCCCAAGGGAAGCCGAGAGATTTTCAAGCTATCGGTGCTCGACGAACTATCGCACAAGGAGATTGGGCAGTTGCTGGGCATAGCTCCTCACAGTTCGTCTTCGCAGTTGTTCAGAGCAAAGAAGATGCTTCGCGGCATGCTGCGCCACCTTTGGTTGCTGCTTTTGCTGGCATCTGCACCGCTGTGGGTCTATTTTTTCACAACCAACAAGGAAGAACGCCTTTCGGAAAACAGACCTGCGACCGTGAATCGGCCTCCCAACAAACGACAGAAAACAGACCTCAAAGAAGGAGGGAAAACGGCGAGAACAACCGATTTCCAGGTTCAAGCTCCCTCTCACCAAGGGTTGTATAGGGCCGCTAAAGGAGAACATCATACCGATTCTGCCACCGATACGCGGATCAAAGTGCTCGATGCGGGAGCAGACATACGCCCCGCCATGGCCCATTCTGATGCCATACAACAGCTCATCGCTGTGCACCCGACAACTACAGACTCGCTCCTACTGTTGCCTTCGCTGCCCCACCGGGACGACAGAACGGCCAACGCGGGTGCAGAAATCCACCGAAAGAAACGCTATCCCTGGACGTTCAACCTCGGTTCTTCGTCAAATGCGACGACGGGTGCGGGCTTATCCAACGAGAATTATCTCTCGGTGATAGACTATGCCAAAGGGGGTGCAGCCTCGAAGATCCACACTTGGGAGGAATACAAAGACTATATGACCCGCAACGAGGCTTTGATGGACTCGGCGGAGCGCGTTCGGCTCGCCCGGATAGGCACCTATTTCTCTTCCGGCAACAAGGGTTTGGGCGAAGATGTGCGGCATCATCGGCCTCGAGGACTTGGCTTGTCGCTCAACAAACAGCTCGATGCGCATTGGATTTTCGGTACAGGTGTGACCTATACGCTGCTAAAATCGGAACGAACGAGCCAATTCCACCACACCGCCATCCTCAAAACGCAACGCATCTCGTATATCGGCATTCCGCTTCGGCTCACCTATCGCATCTGGGAAAAAGGCCGTTTCATGGCTTATGCCACAGGCGGCGTGACGCTCGAACTGCCCGTCAGCGGTTCGTTGCAAACGAAATACATCACCGGCAGCGACTCGATCAGCAGCTTTAGAAACACGCTCCGGCCTCGTTTCCAATGGTCGGTGGGCCTGGGCGTAGGCCTTCAGTATCGGCTTTTCAGGCCCTTCAGCTTCTACATCGAGCCCAATGCCGGCTATTACTTCCGAAACGGCAGCACCATCGAGACCTATCGCACGGCACATCCCTTCACGTTCGGCGTTCCGTTCGGGCTCCGACTCACGTGGTGACGAGATTTTCCGCTTTCCTAAATACACATTTGGAAATGTTGGAAAAATGTCGTATATTTGCCAAAAAGGAATCAAAGAAAGGAGTAAAGATGACAACTCTTCAATTGAACAATGAATTGCAACGACAATTGAGCTACATCTCTGACGACGCAATTTTACTGAAAAAGGCCATCAACTATATTAAACAGTTGGGTAAAGAACGCCATGCGGCATACGCACAAGAAGACTTGAACGCAGATATCGACAAACTGCTGACCGTCTTTCACGTAGAAAACATTACCCAAGAGGAGATCAACCGTGAATGCGAAATGGTGAGGAGGGAGCAATTCAGTAAGAAAACTGCGAAATGAAAGTCGTTATTGACACGAATTTATGGATTAGTTTCTTGATGGGAGGTTCTTCTTCAGATCGTTTGGAGAAACTGTTCCGAAACCATTCCATCAAAATTGTCATGTCAGAACAATTGGAATCTGAAATCATGAATGTTGTGCAGCGTCCTAAATTCCGCAAATATTTCACGGAGAAAGATTATCAACATTTACTTTATTTTATACGAAGACGCTCCGAATACCATGAACCTCCGAGAGTCAATCGCTATTGCCGCGACCCCAAAGATGATTTCCTACTCGAATTAGCTCTCGTATCTAACGCCCACTTTCTATTAACTGGAGATGAGGATTTACTGATAGTGGAACACGTTGGTAAATGTTGTATTCTTACACTCTCTGCATTTGAACAGCATTACAAAATTTAGCCTGAAGGTAAATGCCTAAGATAAGGGAGAGCTATCCGTCTCATATCCCTCCTTTTCCCTCTCTTTCCTTGCAGTCTTTTCCTCGATTTCGCCTCTTTATCCATAGAGACGAATCAACGAAAAGACGATGTACAACCTACAAGACTATCTATATAACGGACTGATATTTGTCAACAACATCCTGCGAAAACGGCATAAGAAACTCACTTCGCTGATGATCTATTCTACCACCAGCTGTCAGTCGCGTTGCCAACACTGCTCCATTTGGAAGAAACCAACCGTCCATTTAACTCTGAACGACATTATCCAACTGATGAACAGCCGATGTATCACCCCTCAAACAGTCGTGGGACTGGAGGGCGGAGAGTTTGTTCTGCATCCCGAGGCCGACGAAATCATGCAATGGTTCGACACGCATCACCCCAACTACACGCTGCTTACCAACGCTCTGGCCGTAGAAAAGGTGATCGCTGCCGTGAAACGCCATCGCCCCAAACATCTGTATGTGTCTCTCGATGGCAAGCGGGACACCTATTTATATATGCGCGGCAGAGATGGATACGACAAGGTGATGCAGGTGATCGAGGCCTGTAAAACACGCTTGCCGGTATCGTTGATGTTCTGTCTTTCTCCCTGGAACACGTTCGAAGACATGACACACGTCATCGAGATAGCCCAAAAATACGGGATCGATGTGCGTATCGGCATCTACAGTACGATGTCTTTCTTCGACACAACAAAGGGCCTGATGGAGACGAACGACAACGATTTTCTTTCGAAAATACCGCCCGGCATCCATCAAACAAAGGAGAACTACGACTTTGTGGCTCTGTATGACGAGTGGAAAAACCAACGACTGCAACTGCGTTGTCACAGCATTTTCAGTGAGTTGGTGGTGCACTCCAATGGCGATGTGCCATTATGCCAAAACTTAGATGTGATCTTGGGCAACATTCATCATAACACATTGGACGAGATTTTCAACTCTCGCCCAACTCGTAAGACGCAATGCCGCTATTCGAACACCTGCAACAACTGCTGGATCAACTACCATCGGAAATACGACATCATCCTTTTGCGAAACCTCGAAAAGATGTTTCCCAAACGATTGATCGAGCTTTTCTACGGCAAATATCAATGGACGAACTGTCGCCACACCACCTATCGCCGCCATATCAAAAGTATAACCGCTTCAACATTCACACGATGAACTATTTGAAGAGCCTCATCACCCGATATAAAAATCGTCGCAGCAACTCCGTTTTGACCGACTGCTACACACACTCATATGCTCTTGTGGGGTTAGGAAACCATTGCATCGAGAATCTCTTGCCCGTCATCCACCATCTGCAATTGCCTTTAAAGTATGTTTGTTGCACGTCTAAGCAGAAAGCAAACTTCATCACGAGAAAGTATCCAGGCGTAAAAGGAACCGTCTCTCTTCCCGAAATCTTGAACGATAGGGCTGTTTCGGGTGTCTTTGTAGCCACCCATCCGCAGGCACATTTCGATATTGCAGGCAGCATGATCGAAGCCGGTAAAGCTCTTTTCATCGAAAAACCACCCTGCAAAGACGGTGCACAGCTCTCGGCATTGCTCGAAAAGAGAAAGCAATATGGCGAACAACCCATCATCGTGGGCCTGCAACGACGTTTTGCTCCGGCAACGCACATCCTGCGAAAACAACTGAAGAAAGACGCCGCTTACCACTATCATTATCGCTATCTCACAGGGCTCTACCCCGAAGGTGATGCTTTGCTCGACCTGATGATTCATCCACTCGATTACGTTTCCTTTCTCTTCGGACCGGCAACGATCAAGGCTTCCGAGTCCATCCAACTCAAAAACGGCGGGCAGACGTGGTTCATTCTCCTGCAACATCAACGAGTGACGGGTATCATCGAACTGTCTACGGCCTACTCTTGGGCACAATCTGAAGAGCAATTGGACATCAATACCAATGGCGGACGTTATACTTTGCACAATCTCGAACAGCTGAATTTCTGCCCAAAGCAGCCTTCTCCGTTTGGGATTCCTTTGGAAAAGGTCTTTACCAACAGCTCTACCCGCTGTCTATACAGCCCAAACAGTTTCATTCCGACCGTCCGCAACAACTCCATCTATACACAAGGATTCCTCACAGAGATAAAAACCTTTGCCGAAATGGTAGAGAAAAGGCGCGAAGATACGGGTCTATTCGGCTTGGAAAGCCTTGCAGGCACCTACGCTCTGATCGATCAACTGCGCAAAAAAGAAAACGTTTAAAGTGCCGGAACGCGACCACATGCAAAAGCATCCGCTCCCTTTCGGCCAACCATAATGACCATTTTTTAACGAATAAAACCATCATGATGAAGAGAAAAATGCTGTATGTGCTGATGAGCCTGTTAGGTTTCTCGGCCTGTTCTTCCGAAAACGCAGTGCTTGACGCCCCGCAAGTGTATGATGTTTCACGCTCGGACTGTAAACGAAATGCCTCGAAAGCAGACAGCCGACCCGAGTATTACGAAGCTGTTGAGCAAACAAAGGCCACACTCAGTCTGACCTTAGCAACAGACGGAGTTTTGAAAGGACGCTTCGAAAACGTAACGGATCTCTGCGGAGTCGACCGCTTTTCGGTAGAAGCGCGTATGATTTCGGGGAACATCAGATTGATTCTACGCCCCAACTACCTGCCAGGCAGCGAGCTACTCGACTGCATTTGCGTGTACGATGTGGACTTTAAAGCCCGTCGATTCACGTCGGGTAGCCATCGTTTGCAGGTCTACAAGGCCTTGGAGGGCGAGTCGATCGACCGCGCAAGAGTGCTTTATGACGGTCAGATGACCCTTCAACAGGGTCAAACCATACAACTCGAGCTCAACCGATAGTCTGCTTCCAACAGACCGTCTGCCATCCTTTGCCCCGCAACGCACAAGCTACTGTGCGGGCATCGGTCGACAATGATGTCGAAAAAGACCTTTCACACTCATACAATTGGGCTTCCATCCCCACCCGATCCCCCTCTTTCGACACCACCGAAAGAGGGGTTTTATTGTGCGAAAGCACAAAAAGACGGCCTCAACAGTCGTTAACTCATTTATTTTCACTACCTTTGCAGCGTTCAAACGAAGGCGTTGTCTGTTATGGCTGGGTGGCAACGAATGGTTGAACGAGTGATAATAGACAGAGTTTCTGTGCAAGTTGGCAAGCAAACAGCCCCGCAAACGGGCAGCTTGCAAGAACAAAACCGGTGAGCGCACAGGTTGTTTCGATACGCAAACGGCAAGCGGGGAAACTCATAAACGCAACAAAACATTTGAAGACATTTGAAGAATTGGGCGTGAGCGAGCAGATTTGCCGCGCCATTGAAGAGCTGGGCTTCGAGCAGCCCATGCCAGTTCAGGAAGAAGTAATCCCCTATCTGTTGGGAAATGGTAACGATGTCATCGCTCTGGCGCAAACAGGAACGGGCAAGACCGCCGCTTATGGCATACCCGTACTGCAAAAAACAGATCCCCAGAGCAAACAAACACAAGCTTTGATTTTAAGTCCGACGCGCGAACTTTGCCTGCAAATCGCCGACGACCTGGCCGACTTTTCCAAGTATATCCAGGGTTTACACGTCGTGCCCGTTTACGGAGGAGCTTCCATCGAGATGCAAATCCGCCAACTCAGAAAGGGTGCACAGATCATCGTTGCTACTCCGGGACGCCTCATCGACTTGATGAAGCGCGGCGTAGCACAGCTCGATGCCGTGAATAACGTGGTGCTCGACGAGGCAGACGAGATGCTCAACATGGGCTTTACCGAAAGTATCAACGCCATTTTCGAAGGTGTTCCCGCCGAAAGGAACACGCTCTTGTTCTCGGCCACCATGAGTAGAGAAATCGAAAAGATTGCCAAGAGCTATCTGCACGACTACAAAGAGATTGTCGTCGGCAGCCGGAACGAGGGTGCAGAGAAGGTGAACCACATCTATTATATGGTGAATGCGAAGGACAAATACCTGGCTTTGAAACGCCTGGTCGACTTCTACCCGCGCATTTTCGCCATTATCTTCTGCCGAACGAAGGTAGAGACGCAAGAGATTGCCGACAAACTGATTCGAGATGGCTACAATGCAGAAGCCCTTCACGGCGATTTGAGTCAGCAACAGCGAGACCTCACGATGCAGAAGTTCCGTAATCACAACGTGCAGTTCCTTGTTGCCACCGATGTAGCGGCCCGTGGGCTCGACGTCGACGACCTGACGCACGTCATCAACTATGGTTTGCCCGACGACATCGAGAGCTACACCCATCGAAGCGGCCGTACCGGGCGCGCCGGAAAGAAAGGAACGTCGATCTCCATCATCCATACCCGCGAACGCTCGAAGGTGAAAGCCATCGAGAAAATCATCCAAAAAGAGTTCGTAGACGGCACGTTGCCCTCGGCAAAAGAGATCTGCAGCAAACAGCTTTACAAGGTGATGGACGAGATTCTCAAGGTAGACGTCAACGAAGAAGACATTGCGCCCTTCCTGGAGGAAATCAATCGCCACTTTGAATACATCGATAAGGAAGACCTGATCAAAAAGATTGTGAGCATGACCTTTGGTCGTTTTCTCGATTATTATGCCAATGCGCCCGAAATCGAAAAGCCTTCGGGCAAGCGAAGCGAACGAAACGCGGGCAGATCGGAGCGCGGCGGGCGTACGGAACGGGGCACAAGAGGACAGCGAAAGGCCGAAGCGGGCTATTGTCGCCTCTTTATCAACCTCGGAAAAGACGACGGTTTTTATCCCGGCGAGGTGATGCAGTTCATCAATCGCCATGTGCACGGCCGGCAAGAGGTGGGTCACATCGATTTGCTGGGCAAGTTTTCGTATATCGAAGTGCCCGAGACCGACGCGCAAAAGGTGATTCGTGCCATCGACGGAACCCAATACAAAGGGCGCGATGTGCGCTGCAACCATGCCGATGAGCCCGGCCATGGCCGTGCCTACGGTGGTGGAAAAGGCGGCAGAAAGACCGGGCGTTACGACGTTTTTAAGGGAAAACCGAACACCGAAAGCAACGGCAAGCGTGGCAAACGCCAACAACGCAGCTTGGAAGAAGAGGCCAACACGGGCGACTGGCGACAGTTTTTCCAGCACAACACGCCGAAACTGAAAGGCGAGGAGCCCGATTTCTCGGAAGAGGGATGGGCCAGACGCCGCCCCAAGAAATAGTCTTCGTTCCGCCGTTTCTGCGAAAGGGGAAACGAACATTCGATCAAGGCTCCGACAAAAGCTTAGCTTTCACATCCCAAAAGCTAAGAAAATGCAATGCAAAAGCTAAGAGATGGCTGTGCCATCTCTTAGCTTTTAAAATATCTTTTATAACCACCTGTATTTCAAGGGCTTGCCAAGCTGCATACGTTCGTCCGCTAAGCAGGAGCGAAACGGGCGGTATCTGCCGCCGCACAAACCCTTTGAGGACGGAGGGAAAATACTTGTTTAGAGTCCCATCTCGCGCAACAGACGGTGGGCATGGCCCCATTTGTCCATCATGAAGAGCACGAAACGAATGTCGACACCGATGCAACGAGCCAGTCGGGCGTCGAAGTTGATGTCGCTCGAGAGGCTGTCCCAATTGCCGTCGAAAGCCAAACCGATGAGTTCGCCCTTACCGTTGAACATGGGCGAACCGCTGTTTCCGCCGGTGATGTCGTTGTTGGTGAGGAAGCAGAGATGCATTTGACCCGTTGTTTTGTCGGTATATCGACCGAAATCGCGGGCCGAGAGCAGTTCTTTCATGATGGGTTCGGCCTCGTAGTCGGTGATGTGTGCCGCGCGATTCATCTTCTCGACGATACTCTCGGGGGTGGTATAATAGCCCGAGGGCTTGCCGCCGAGCTCGAATTCCTTCACCTGTCCGTAGCTCAGACGCATGGTAAAGTTGGCGTCGGAGTAGTGAGGCAGGTCGGCTTCCATCCGCAATTTAGCCGCACAGAGATAGCGTTCTTGTGTCTCGATGGAATCGTTGATGGCCCCCATTCCCTCGTTGAGATCATAGAAAACATCCATCACGTCTTGTCCGAAACGCACACCGGGATCGGCTTTGTAGGCTTTGGTGTTGTAATAGAGCTTCGCCCCCTTCTTCATGAGCAGCGAACGGGTGTAGAGATAGTCGACAAAGCGGGTGTAGTCGCCCTCGAAACGGGTGTCGATAGTGGTGTAGAATTTAGGCAGATAGCGGGCATCGACATGCTCACGGTAGTTCTTGAGAAGGACAGAAAGCACCTCACGGTCGAGCGCAGCGTCCCATTCGTTGCTATTGTCGGCAAAAGAATGATATTTTTTAGCTGCGTTTTTCTTCGGTCCTTTCACCTCCATGCCCGTGGCAAGTTGCATGGCACGGGTAGAGAACTCATTGGTTCGGCGGAAGGTTTCGCGCCAATACATCATCGTTCGCACCCGCTCCTGCCGGCGGGCATAGAGCTTTTCGAGCAGCGGAAAACTGAGTTGGCCCTTGAGAAAACCTGTAGAGTCTTGCCATTGACGGAGCCGTGCCTCGTAATCGCGCTTCTGTTGAATGATGCCTATCGAGTCGATACATTTGTTCATACCGATAGAGTTTTTCCAATAGTTGGCACTTTGGGCAAACTTCGAGTCGT from Prevotella sp. oral taxon 475 encodes:
- a CDS encoding radical SAM/SPASM domain-containing protein, whose translation is MYNLQDYLYNGLIFVNNILRKRHKKLTSLMIYSTTSCQSRCQHCSIWKKPTVHLTLNDIIQLMNSRCITPQTVVGLEGGEFVLHPEADEIMQWFDTHHPNYTLLTNALAVEKVIAAVKRHRPKHLYVSLDGKRDTYLYMRGRDGYDKVMQVIEACKTRLPVSLMFCLSPWNTFEDMTHVIEIAQKYGIDVRIGIYSTMSFFDTTKGLMETNDNDFLSKIPPGIHQTKENYDFVALYDEWKNQRLQLRCHSIFSELVVHSNGDVPLCQNLDVILGNIHHNTLDEIFNSRPTRKTQCRYSNTCNNCWINYHRKYDIILLRNLEKMFPKRLIELFYGKYQWTNCRHTTYRRHIKSITASTFTR
- a CDS encoding sigma-70 family RNA polymerase sigma factor produces the protein MNIDACRQGDRKALGELYAAYSHRLMGICRRYVKDESVAEDLLHDAFILIFASIGTLKDDARLEGWMSTIVRNLCLHHLQSSSRPTESLDVLPEEPSYGEPSEDDPIADLDTLLAAIEALPKGSREIFKLSVLDELSHKEIGQLLGIAPHSSSSQLFRAKKMLRGMLRHLWLLLLLASAPLWVYFFTTNKEERLSENRPATVNRPPNKRQKTDLKEGGKTARTTDFQVQAPSHQGLYRAAKGEHHTDSATDTRIKVLDAGADIRPAMAHSDAIQQLIAVHPTTTDSLLLLPSLPHRDDRTANAGAEIHRKKRYPWTFNLGSSSNATTGAGLSNENYLSVIDYAKGGAASKIHTWEEYKDYMTRNEALMDSAERVRLARIGTYFSSGNKGLGEDVRHHRPRGLGLSLNKQLDAHWIFGTGVTYTLLKSERTSQFHHTAILKTQRISYIGIPLRLTYRIWEKGRFMAYATGGVTLELPVSGSLQTKYITGSDSISSFRNTLRPRFQWSVGLGVGLQYRLFRPFSFYIEPNAGYYFRNGSTIETYRTAHPFTFGVPFGLRLTW
- a CDS encoding Gfo/Idh/MocA family protein, producing MNYLKSLITRYKNRRSNSVLTDCYTHSYALVGLGNHCIENLLPVIHHLQLPLKYVCCTSKQKANFITRKYPGVKGTVSLPEILNDRAVSGVFVATHPQAHFDIAGSMIEAGKALFIEKPPCKDGAQLSALLEKRKQYGEQPIIVGLQRRFAPATHILRKQLKKDAAYHYHYRYLTGLYPEGDALLDLMIHPLDYVSFLFGPATIKASESIQLKNGGQTWFILLQHQRVTGIIELSTAYSWAQSEEQLDINTNGGRYTLHNLEQLNFCPKQPSPFGIPLEKVFTNSSTRCLYSPNSFIPTVRNNSIYTQGFLTEIKTFAEMVEKRREDTGLFGLESLAGTYALIDQLRKKENV
- a CDS encoding putative toxin-antitoxin system toxin component, PIN family; this translates as MKVVIDTNLWISFLMGGSSSDRLEKLFRNHSIKIVMSEQLESEIMNVVQRPKFRKYFTEKDYQHLLYFIRRRSEYHEPPRVNRYCRDPKDDFLLELALVSNAHFLLTGDEDLLIVEHVGKCCILTLSAFEQHYKI